In Balneolaceae bacterium, a genomic segment contains:
- a CDS encoding TonB-dependent receptor has translation MPFTSYAQEFQFENISAIEVFNRIEQQTEFSFLYRESLVSDLEISLNTDQSFLVRDLQNSLRPHDLTVRVDSVGRQLIVLPMDEEFHTNQSIRISGQIVDSESGERLPFSTLSWRIDDSLRGLVTDQSARFQIRLQPDQPTVTLEASYVGYKKSTLSLDLSSNEQIRDLTIRMHPEPISGSEIIVLGNNYYSPQDSSLNGLIKTDRFSPLGEDNAVRALQILPSVGTTTAMNDGLNVRGSTPDGFHLELDGITIFNQSHLFGLLDSFNEDAVLNSGFFYDVAPAHIHSPIGGKLSLTTRNGSLQSTDVEAGVSNTSIKVTADGPLKKGKSSWLVSARSSYMNQLEWFNNNHLVRWGLDINRPGSEISSAQNINSELVTPRSSDVYYFDIHGKFNFEQKDGSRTMASLYFGGDRTSQLADRLSRNRPSEEQFRATEVETENRWNNFALSTQHQRSLSTSVYSNTTVALSAYETYFSKDDFLYTNFTRIGESLQTTVFTYPLLNRSTMNRAKLDQTFDLSSEFITLKTGFTGIYHRGEYQENSFDRQQFYTQTSSFQGDLFAQTEVNPYNFLELKSGLRTHFYTAGNYFRFSPRLKANLFEDQNVSLSVGYSKNHQFINRVGFSNAVTADVWILANENQPPSSVNQLTAGLYLKPFRRLYFQAEGYLKHYENLRSHELNAQTLTNTFTDSPWFFDNEGEGKGVEFLSRFRSDFFTLTQTYTLSSMKLRNESINDGEEFLAPWDRTHAATTNLAIEITPNIQLYAAFIIASGSVTGTYDLARNQSERLGPYQRLDLSALFRKELGGSSVTAKFSVFNVLDEQNPWYREYQPVIVTRNTVPAIRSEIVSVYDLGIQPSFEIKIDF, from the coding sequence TTGCCCTTTACATCTTATGCCCAGGAGTTTCAATTTGAAAACATCTCTGCAATTGAAGTATTCAACCGAATTGAACAACAAACTGAATTTTCATTTCTATACAGGGAATCACTTGTATCGGACCTCGAGATCAGCCTGAATACTGATCAAAGCTTCCTGGTCCGTGATTTACAGAACTCTCTTCGGCCGCACGATCTTACAGTTCGGGTTGATTCAGTTGGGAGACAACTGATTGTTCTTCCAATGGATGAAGAATTCCACACGAACCAGAGCATTAGAATTTCAGGGCAGATTGTAGATTCTGAGTCCGGTGAGAGACTTCCTTTCAGTACCCTGTCCTGGAGAATAGATGATTCACTCCGGGGTTTGGTAACGGATCAATCAGCTCGATTTCAGATCAGGCTTCAGCCCGACCAACCAACAGTAACCCTTGAAGCATCATACGTTGGATACAAAAAATCGACCCTTTCGCTGGATCTCTCATCCAATGAGCAAATCCGGGATTTAACTATCCGGATGCACCCTGAGCCGATATCCGGATCGGAAATAATTGTTTTGGGAAATAATTACTATTCACCTCAGGATTCCTCTCTGAATGGATTAATTAAAACGGATCGCTTTAGCCCGCTTGGTGAAGATAATGCGGTTCGGGCCCTTCAAATTTTACCTTCAGTTGGAACCACTACAGCTATGAATGACGGCCTGAATGTTCGCGGAAGCACCCCTGATGGGTTTCATCTTGAACTGGATGGAATTACAATATTCAACCAAAGTCATCTTTTTGGCCTGTTAGACAGTTTCAACGAAGATGCCGTTTTAAACAGCGGCTTTTTCTATGATGTAGCACCGGCACATATCCATTCCCCTATTGGCGGAAAGCTCTCCTTAACAACCCGAAATGGTTCCCTTCAAAGCACCGATGTGGAAGCCGGAGTTAGTAATACAAGTATAAAAGTTACAGCAGATGGCCCTTTAAAAAAGGGAAAAAGCAGTTGGCTGGTCTCCGCACGATCATCATACATGAACCAGTTAGAATGGTTCAACAATAATCATCTCGTGCGCTGGGGACTGGATATTAACCGGCCGGGATCGGAGATCTCTTCTGCTCAAAATATCAACTCAGAACTGGTTACTCCCCGCAGTTCCGATGTTTATTATTTTGATATCCATGGCAAATTTAACTTTGAGCAGAAAGACGGGAGCCGAACAATGGCCAGTTTGTATTTTGGTGGAGACAGAACAAGTCAGTTAGCCGATCGGCTTAGCAGGAACAGGCCCTCTGAAGAGCAATTCCGGGCTACAGAGGTTGAAACTGAGAATCGCTGGAACAATTTTGCTCTCTCCACGCAACATCAAAGATCACTATCAACCTCTGTCTACAGTAATACAACAGTTGCCCTGAGTGCCTACGAAACATACTTCAGTAAAGATGATTTTTTGTACACAAATTTCACTCGAATTGGGGAGTCTTTACAAACAACTGTTTTTACCTACCCTTTATTGAATCGAAGCACAATGAACCGGGCTAAACTGGATCAAACCTTCGATCTTTCTTCAGAATTTATCACTCTTAAAACCGGGTTTACCGGCATCTATCATCGCGGGGAATACCAGGAAAATTCGTTTGACCGACAGCAATTTTACACTCAAACTTCAAGTTTTCAGGGAGATCTTTTTGCTCAAACAGAGGTGAACCCCTACAATTTTTTAGAACTGAAATCGGGCCTGAGAACTCATTTTTACACAGCCGGAAATTATTTCAGATTCTCTCCGAGGCTTAAAGCAAATCTGTTTGAAGATCAAAACGTCTCGCTGAGTGTTGGATACAGTAAAAATCACCAGTTCATCAATCGGGTTGGATTTAGCAATGCCGTAACCGCAGATGTTTGGATTCTTGCCAACGAAAACCAGCCGCCCTCCTCGGTTAATCAGCTTACAGCCGGTTTGTATCTAAAACCGTTTCGGCGTCTTTATTTCCAGGCAGAAGGATATCTGAAACATTACGAAAACCTCCGGTCTCATGAATTGAATGCCCAAACTCTTACAAATACATTTACCGATTCTCCATGGTTTTTTGACAATGAGGGCGAGGGAAAAGGAGTTGAGTTTCTCAGTCGTTTTCGATCTGATTTTTTCACTCTAACACAAACTTACACTCTCTCATCCATGAAGCTCAGAAATGAGTCAATTAATGATGGAGAAGAGTTTTTAGCACCTTGGGATCGTACGCATGCGGCTACAACAAATCTTGCAATCGAAATAACGCCAAACATCCAGCTATACGCTGCTTTTATAATCGCCAGCGGATCCGTAACCGGAACGTATGATCTTGCCCGAAACCAAAGTGAGAGACTTGGCCCTTATCAGCGATTGGATCTGTCAGCACTTTTCAGGAAAGAATTAGGCGGAAGTTCAGTCACCGCAAAATTCTCTGTCTTTAATGTTTTGGATGAGCAGAATCCCTGGTATAGAGAGTATCAGCCTGTGATTGTTACGAGAAATACTGTACCAGCAATCCGATCTGAAATTGTGAGTGTGTATGATCTTGGAATCCAACCCTCGTTTGAGATTAAAATAGATTTTTAA
- a CDS encoding FecR domain-containing protein, producing MADNNQIPETDKKLAEQVGTALKQERSVKSIEDPLIDLIADHKRNLFLRYENELSKSKSQSWNNISEGIQKGKTDTPVESSDKINLRHLHSYKPSLLKVAAALLIAILLSVAYLQLDSDQPELLARAESNQVTYTLGDQTRIQLRPHSRLFVVSQTDEAERYRLEGEAFFDVTKQENRRFLVDAGPGVIEVTGTSFNIREWTGETVVYLKDGSLTLNSSEKPGKVVLKPGEAATVNPDFEISRPVQTNGNEFTSWQQDEIVFNNRTVQSIIKELEYHYSIDIQVPDRLKNEILGGTLSLENKEVSLENLGIVLGGNFSSIEGETYQFVE from the coding sequence ATGGCAGACAACAATCAAATACCGGAAACTGACAAAAAGCTTGCTGAACAGGTTGGGACTGCTCTCAAACAGGAGCGTTCCGTAAAGTCAATTGAAGATCCGCTCATTGATCTCATTGCCGATCACAAGAGAAACCTTTTCCTGAGATATGAGAATGAGCTGTCGAAAAGCAAATCACAATCCTGGAATAATATTTCCGAAGGCATCCAGAAGGGTAAAACAGATACCCCTGTTGAAAGTAGCGACAAAATTAATTTAAGACATTTACACAGCTACAAACCCTCGCTTTTGAAAGTTGCAGCTGCTCTTTTAATTGCTATCCTGCTGTCTGTTGCCTACCTGCAGCTTGATTCCGATCAGCCGGAGTTACTGGCCCGGGCGGAATCAAATCAAGTTACATACACCCTGGGCGATCAAACCAGAATACAACTGCGGCCACATTCCAGGCTATTTGTTGTTTCTCAAACTGATGAGGCAGAACGATACAGACTGGAAGGTGAAGCATTTTTTGATGTTACAAAACAGGAAAACCGACGATTTTTAGTTGATGCCGGCCCGGGGGTTATTGAGGTAACCGGAACATCATTTAATATTCGCGAGTGGACGGGAGAAACTGTTGTCTATCTCAAGGATGGTTCATTAACTCTCAACTCATCAGAAAAACCAGGAAAAGTAGTTTTAAAACCGGGAGAAGCTGCTACTGTAAACCCTGATTTTGAAATCTCCAGGCCTGTTCAAACCAATGGAAACGAATTTACATCCTGGCAACAAGATGAAATTGTATTTAACAATCGAACGGTTCAATCCATTATAAAAGAACTTGAATATCACTATTCTATTGATATACAAGTACCGGACCGGTTAAAAAACGAGATTTTAGGAGGAACACTATCATTAGAGAACAAAGAGGTCAGTCTTGAAAATTTAGGAATTGTATTAGGCGGTAATTTTTCTTCAATTGAAGGGGAAACGTATCAATTCGTTGAATAA
- a CDS encoding DUF5666 domain-containing protein, with protein MNLLKNLCLTTVMFIAVLFYGCDISDSNKSTVNEELTDEELEVAGQIIAESLSDQKDGIFASLNDAFSLPSSSNFTENSTEKGKYASAVFGAAMAKNSETNANNYSYSYDPDTGIHQVNFSRSINEQNFIKESTAELEYIYYDAEGNYIYSPRLDSDLIEIIEYNGFRSGSITTPNKNSSYERNDEFLIEGLSTGGPLTIEGLHEGSGQFEVTRENGNVIKRDYTLTVEFLDVQINSQTLSDGSLQKSVEGALAYEMMISKNLNGDESMKTVNGTIEFNGDGTALLRFQNILDDFKVTLEKGNLIADNEFEGYVESVDTESDPQQFTLSDGHTFLFGTDTEIDSEGDLLTLTDVKSILDAGIRVRAEGSFAENADGAKILQNLKFEFEDDDLEFESTVESADTEGGTFTLKNGDTYHITDETNFDEEGDLFSLEDLMWAIDNDYTVKAEGEFIPGEEGVKNVTEVKLEYDEADFEFDDDVLSADSEGGTFDLEDGNTYTIVEGSTVFDEDSDYSTLEEVATALSEGVDIEAEGDYAPQSDGSLLVTNVKFESDEADDDGDGDDEDREEKPFNGIVESADASEKTFSLTNGLLLHVNNDTEFDDDIQSLGNLVGALQRGDKVTVEGEYFKDSEDNNIAIEAEFDVERRNGDDDDEDEEDEEERDEFEFDGVVQSANAAAKTFRIDDLTFLVTNDTEFDGDLNSIGDLVGALQRGDEVEAEGEYYTDSDGRNIVTEVEFDVERRDEDGDDDDDGDDDGDTGSAEFEDQVTSVNISNRTFQLEDGRTFTLNDDTSIENDGDLFSLQDVADEISDGFTVTAEGDYQPDGDTNVVISVKFESNREDDDDSDDENEFGGRVKSVDTSSNSFTLMNDRVYVLSDDVDFDNDGDLFSLQEVSNDLADGFVVTTEGTYDPQEDGTRLVASVKFESNRDDDDDGNDDGDDDSDDDGDDEDDREEFDFDGSVTSATSNSFTLNSQTYFINDDSEIEGEDGITTLQDVIDALDNGDEVEAEGEYYIEEGDRIVVEVEFEVERNEDGDNDSDGDDDSDDNGDDNGNDDADGDDGNDDDGDDDDGNTGSAEFEDQVTSVNISNRTFQLEDGRTFTLNDDTSIENDGDLFSLQDVADELSDGFTVTAEGDYQPDGDTNVVISVKFESNREDDDNGDDNGNDDGDEDDKDEDDD; from the coding sequence ATGAATTTACTTAAGAATCTTTGCTTAACTACTGTAATGTTTATTGCAGTTCTCTTTTATGGCTGCGATATCAGTGATTCTAATAAATCAACTGTAAATGAAGAATTAACGGATGAAGAACTTGAGGTTGCGGGACAGATTATTGCCGAATCTCTATCCGATCAAAAAGATGGAATTTTTGCCAGTTTAAATGATGCCTTTTCACTCCCGTCCAGCAGCAATTTCACGGAGAATTCAACAGAAAAAGGGAAGTATGCATCTGCTGTGTTTGGTGCTGCAATGGCAAAAAATAGTGAGACCAATGCCAATAATTACTCCTATAGCTATGATCCGGACACCGGTATTCATCAAGTTAATTTCAGCCGCAGTATCAACGAGCAAAATTTCATCAAAGAGTCCACCGCCGAACTTGAATATATCTACTACGATGCAGAGGGCAACTATATCTACTCCCCGCGTTTAGATAGTGATTTAATTGAAATTATTGAGTACAACGGGTTTCGGTCGGGATCTATCACCACTCCGAATAAGAACTCTTCATACGAAAGAAATGATGAATTTTTGATTGAGGGCCTCTCAACCGGTGGTCCGCTAACCATTGAAGGATTACACGAAGGGAGCGGCCAATTTGAAGTAACGAGAGAGAATGGAAATGTTATTAAGCGGGATTATACACTAACCGTTGAGTTCCTGGATGTACAAATAAATTCACAGACACTATCAGACGGTTCCCTGCAAAAAAGTGTTGAAGGTGCTCTTGCCTACGAAATGATGATCAGCAAGAACCTGAACGGAGATGAGAGCATGAAAACCGTGAACGGTACCATTGAGTTTAATGGAGATGGCACAGCACTTCTTCGGTTCCAGAATATTTTGGATGATTTTAAAGTAACTCTTGAGAAAGGGAATCTTATTGCCGACAACGAATTTGAAGGCTATGTTGAATCTGTTGATACCGAATCAGATCCTCAACAATTCACATTATCGGATGGACATACTTTTCTGTTTGGAACCGACACAGAAATTGATTCAGAAGGAGATCTTTTAACACTAACCGATGTTAAAAGCATTTTAGATGCAGGAATTCGTGTTCGGGCAGAAGGTTCATTTGCTGAAAATGCAGATGGCGCAAAAATCTTACAGAATCTGAAATTTGAGTTTGAGGATGATGATCTTGAATTTGAAAGCACTGTTGAATCGGCCGATACAGAGGGAGGCACTTTTACCCTTAAAAACGGTGATACATATCATATAACGGATGAAACAAATTTTGATGAAGAAGGAGACCTTTTCTCACTGGAAGATCTGATGTGGGCAATCGATAATGATTACACCGTAAAAGCCGAAGGTGAATTCATTCCGGGCGAAGAGGGAGTAAAAAATGTTACCGAAGTAAAACTTGAGTATGATGAAGCAGATTTTGAGTTTGACGATGATGTTTTATCTGCAGATAGCGAAGGCGGTACTTTTGATCTTGAAGACGGAAACACCTACACCATTGTTGAAGGATCAACAGTATTTGATGAAGACAGCGATTACTCAACCCTGGAAGAAGTTGCTACTGCACTCTCGGAGGGAGTAGATATAGAAGCAGAAGGTGATTATGCTCCCCAATCTGATGGTTCACTTCTTGTAACCAATGTGAAGTTTGAATCCGATGAAGCGGACGATGACGGAGATGGCGACGATGAAGATCGCGAAGAAAAACCTTTTAATGGCATTGTTGAATCTGCCGATGCTTCAGAAAAAACCTTTTCACTGACGAACGGCTTACTGCTGCATGTAAATAACGACACCGAATTTGACGATGATATTCAATCGCTCGGCAATCTTGTAGGTGCCCTGCAAAGAGGGGATAAAGTAACTGTTGAAGGTGAATATTTTAAAGATTCGGAGGATAATAATATTGCGATTGAAGCAGAATTTGATGTTGAACGTCGAAATGGAGATGACGATGACGAAGATGAGGAAGATGAAGAAGAGCGGGATGAATTTGAATTTGACGGTGTTGTGCAGTCTGCAAACGCCGCAGCCAAAACATTCCGGATAGATGATCTGACGTTTCTTGTAACGAATGACACTGAATTTGACGGCGACCTCAACTCCATCGGAGACCTGGTTGGTGCCCTTCAAAGAGGTGACGAAGTAGAAGCAGAGGGTGAGTATTACACGGATAGTGACGGACGTAACATCGTAACCGAAGTGGAATTCGATGTTGAACGCCGGGACGAAGACGGCGACGATGACGATGACGGAGATGATGATGGAGATACCGGCTCGGCAGAATTCGAAGACCAGGTTACCTCGGTTAATATCTCCAACCGAACATTTCAACTGGAAGACGGACGTACATTTACCCTTAACGATGATACCAGCATCGAAAATGACGGGGACCTGTTCAGCCTCCAGGATGTAGCCGATGAAATATCCGACGGATTTACCGTTACTGCCGAAGGAGATTATCAGCCAGATGGCGATACCAACGTAGTGATCTCTGTAAAATTCGAAAGTAATCGTGAGGATGATGATGACAGTGATGACGAAAATGAATTCGGCGGGCGCGTAAAGTCTGTTGATACATCATCAAACTCTTTTACACTGATGAATGATCGAGTGTATGTTCTCAGTGATGATGTTGACTTTGATAATGACGGCGATCTGTTCAGTCTCCAGGAAGTTTCTAATGACCTGGCAGATGGATTTGTCGTAACAACCGAAGGAACCTATGATCCACAGGAAGATGGTACAAGACTTGTTGCATCCGTTAAATTCGAAAGCAACAGAGATGATGACGATGATGGAAACGACGACGGGGATGATGACTCCGATGACGATGGAGATGATGAAGACGACCGCGAAGAGTTCGACTTTGATGGATCCGTCACATCAGCCACTTCAAACTCATTCACTCTGAATAGTCAAACTTATTTCATTAATGATGATTCGGAGATTGAGGGCGAAGACGGCATCACTACACTTCAGGATGTGATAGACGCACTGGACAATGGCGACGAAGTGGAAGCTGAAGGTGAGTACTACATCGAAGAAGGCGATAGAATAGTCGTTGAAGTTGAATTTGAAGTCGAACGCAATGAAGACGGCGACAATGATTCTGACGGAGATGATGATTCCGATGATAACGGAGATGACAACGGTAATGATGATGCTGATGGAGATGACGGTAATGACGATGATGGAGATGATGATGATGGAAATACCGGCTCGGCAGAATTCGAAGACCAGGTTACCTCGGTTAATATCTCCAACCGAACATTTCAACTGGAAGACGGACGTACATTTACCCTCAACGATGATACCAGCATCGAAAATGACGGGGACCTGTTCAGCCTCCAGGATGTAGCCGATGAATTATCCGACGGATTTACCGTTACCGCCGAAGGAGATTATCAGCCAGATGGCGATACCAACGTAGTGATCTCTGTAAAATTCGAAAGTAATCGTGAGGATGACGATAACGGGGATGACAACGGTAATGATGATGGCGATGAGGATGATAAAGATGAAGATGACGATTAA
- a CDS encoding RNA polymerase sigma-70 factor gives MVFIDLVLFIAFAADYSEDESELYRAIKMGDEKAFKKFFDAHYDALYVFLRNRNMSREVAEDLIQKAFLYIWEHRKRIKPDLSLKSYLYRIAYTRMLNYVKQNPNHADLENHEIDTTKTPHDTAEYNDLHSAFMKAVSNMPERRRAVFESCFIEDLTYKETAKLLSISVKTVENHMALAFKDLRKELKIFKKI, from the coding sequence TTGGTTTTTATAGATCTTGTACTGTTCATTGCCTTTGCCGCAGACTATTCTGAAGACGAATCAGAATTGTATCGCGCTATTAAAATGGGCGATGAAAAAGCCTTTAAGAAATTTTTTGATGCACATTACGATGCTCTCTACGTCTTCCTGCGAAATAGAAATATGTCTCGGGAAGTTGCCGAAGATCTGATTCAGAAAGCGTTTCTGTATATTTGGGAACATCGAAAAAGAATCAAACCAGACCTTTCGTTAAAATCTTACCTCTACCGTATTGCTTATACAAGAATGCTGAATTATGTCAAGCAGAATCCCAATCACGCTGATCTGGAAAACCACGAAATTGATACAACAAAAACACCTCACGATACAGCAGAATATAATGATTTACATTCTGCTTTTATGAAAGCCGTTTCTAATATGCCTGAACGGCGACGGGCAGTGTTTGAAAGTTGTTTTATTGAAGACCTGACATATAAAGAGACGGCCAAATTACTTTCTATAAGTGTAAAAACCGTTGAAAACCATATGGCATTGGCTTTTAAAGATCTGCGGAAAGAATTAAAAATATTTAAGAAAATTTGA
- a CDS encoding LEA type 2 family protein: protein MKKIILSVFILFLLSGCNTLRDLSNVQKPSVRYSSMSIDDISFSDVTLLFDFEVNNPNNFGVSADQYRYEFFINGKEFVTGIQTENLRIAGASKSIIQVPVSLTFSEVFDTIDSAVRQDSIAYRISSEVQFDLAGVSKQRVPVSAEGQLPIPKLPKIELSNFNINELSFSGAEMAASFRVQNPNSFGISFADASYNLTVNENEWLNTTLERDIELGESESELITIPIRLNSSQMGSVLFDMLRGEKEFPYTLTGSARVSADIPGFDGFEVLPFNISGIYRLD, encoded by the coding sequence ATGAAAAAAATAATTTTATCTGTTTTTATCCTCTTTTTGCTTTCCGGTTGCAATACTCTCAGAGACTTGTCAAATGTTCAAAAACCATCTGTAAGGTATAGCAGCATGTCTATTGATGATATCTCCTTCAGTGATGTAACTCTTCTTTTTGACTTTGAAGTGAATAACCCAAACAATTTTGGAGTTTCGGCCGATCAATACCGCTATGAGTTTTTTATCAATGGAAAGGAGTTTGTAACGGGTATTCAAACTGAAAATTTGAGAATTGCCGGCGCATCAAAGAGTATTATCCAGGTTCCGGTGTCGCTTACGTTTTCCGAGGTTTTCGACACAATTGATTCAGCTGTGAGGCAAGATTCTATTGCCTACCGGATATCCAGCGAGGTGCAGTTTGATCTTGCAGGTGTAAGTAAACAACGGGTTCCTGTTAGTGCAGAAGGTCAACTACCCATCCCTAAACTGCCTAAAATTGAGCTCAGCAATTTCAATATCAATGAACTTTCATTTTCCGGTGCGGAGATGGCAGCCTCTTTTCGGGTTCAGAATCCCAATTCGTTTGGAATTTCATTTGCTGATGCTTCCTACAATCTTACAGTGAATGAGAATGAATGGCTAAATACCACTCTGGAAAGAGATATTGAGTTGGGTGAATCAGAAAGTGAATTAATCACAATCCCAATCCGGTTAAACTCTTCCCAAATGGGGTCGGTTTTATTTGATATGCTCAGGGGCGAAAAGGAGTTCCCTTATACTCTGACGGGATCAGCCCGGGTGTCAGCAGATATTCCGGGTTTCGATGGGTTTGAAGTCTTGCCTTTTAACATATCCGGCATATACAGATTGGATTAG